The sequence AAAAGTTCGCTCCTTTTTTTACATAGTCAGTTACAAATTCGCCATAAATACTTTCATAGCAAATAATCGGAGCGATTTTTCCTTTGTTGAAAGGATTTGAAAAAGCTACTCGTTCTTCATCTATTCCGAGAGATGCTACAGTTCCGCCAAGGTCAATCATAGCATCACCTAAAAGCGGTTTTAAAACACTCATGTATGGGAATATTTCAACACCAGGAACTAGTTTTCCCTTATGATAAACTTCTACTTTTTGATTGGGAATAATCTGTACTGCAGAATTGTAGCTTTCAACCCATAGTTGAGGATTCAGCTGATAAGCTTCTTTAGGTAAATTTTTATCACTTTTATAAAATCGATGCGATGAAATTCCAGTGGTAAAGACAGAACCTGGATGTTTTGCCAGAAAACTTTTCACATCATTCAGAAGTACGCTTTTTTCAAATGCAGTTTCAGAGATAGAACCTCTTCCCGGTATTGCAGTTTCCGGCGCAATGTAATAATCTATTTTTCCTTTGGTGTTTTGCTCGGCAAGGACAAGAAGTTCCTTGACGATAGTAATGCTGTCTTTAGAATATTTTTCTGCGTACGGATCAAGTGCGGGCTGCAGCATCAAAACGTTAATCTGGCCAATTGGTTTCTCATCAAAATTATTAAATTTAACCAAAGAAATAATCATCGGAAGAATGATCAGCAAAGCAACAATCGAAGAGTTTCTTATTAAATCTTTTCTTTTTCGTCCGGCTTCAAAAACTCTTATCGTATAAAATATCAGAACATTAATTAATAAAATCCAGAAGCTTCCGCCGGTTGCGCCTAAAGTGTCGTACCATTGAACTAGTTCAGGATAATCTGAAAAAACATTTCCTAAATTCAGCCAAGGCCATGTGAGCTCCCAATTCATGTGGAATTTTTCAAAACTCATCCAAATCGCCACGAAAAATGCCAATCCCCAATAACTTCCCTGAGCATTTTTGTACCAATGATAACATTGAAAGACCAAAGAATATAAAAATGAATTGGCTAAAATAGGAATCAGAACAGCCATCATAGAGTGGCTTCCGTCGGGGTTTTTAGAACCGTACAACCAGCCTGTGGTGACAATGTTCCAAATAATAAAACATAAATAGGAGAGCCCGAAAACTACCCAGCTTTTTCTTTTGAAATTGGAAAATTTAGAAACGCCATGTTCCATCATCAAAAGAGGAACGAGGGCGAAAAATATAAAAAACGGAATTCCGTATGTAGGCCACGAGATGGACAAAAGCATCGCTGAAATGAGCGTAAGTAAAACGTATTTCATTAAATTATTTTAACACACAAATTTAATGCTTTTGAAATGAATAACTTTGCAAATGATGTTAAAGAAATTTTATAAATTCATCATTTTACCCTATACAATTTTTCTGCTCTATCTGATGTTTTTCGGGATGGGAAGATTTCAATATAATGAAAATGTGATCAGAATTGAGCCCTTATTTTCAACATTGAGCTACATTGAAAATACAATTCGTTGGTGGGATATTATTCGTGTTGTTTTAGGGAATGTCGTAATGTTTATTCCTTTTGGTTTTTTGGGATGGGTATTTCCTCAGGTAAAAGATTTGAAAAATACTGTTATAGCGTTTGTTTCTGCTATTGTGATTGTAGAAGCTCTTCAATACTTTTCAAGATTGGGCATTTTTGAGGTGGATGATATTATCCTGAATACTTTTGGAGTTTATTTGGGTTGGCAGATTTGTAGGTTTATTGAATTACGTTTTAAAAGTTTAGTTGTATAATTAATGATTTAATTTTGCTAAAACACTAAAATCTTCTTATCCATTCAATTCTTTAGCCCTTTTTTCGGCATTTAAAATTCCTTTTTGTAAAATCTCTTTGAAATTATTGTCTTCAAATGTTTTTAAAGCAGCTTCGGTGGTTCCGCCTTTAGAAGCTACATCTTTGATGAGTTCCTCCAAGTTTTTTTCGGAATTATTGATTAAATGATAAGCGCCAAGCATTGTTTGCTTCACGAAAAGTTTAGAAAGATTTTCATCAATTCCCATCTGGATTCCGGCTTTGATCATGGCGTCAACGATATAATAGAAATAAGCGGGTCCACTTCCGGAAAGTGCGGTAACGCCGTCTAATAAATCTTCATTTTCAAGATAGACGGATCTTCCGGTGCTGTTTAAAAGCCTTTCGACGTTCATTAACTCATTGAAAGAAATTCCTTCTGCAGAGGTGTAGCCTGTGATTCCCATTCCCAAAAGAGTAGGGGAATTGGGCATTGCTCTTACAACCGATTGATGGTTGAGTAGTTTTTGAATTTTCCCGATTTTGATTCCTGCCATGATGGAAAGAATCATCTGGTTTTCTTTTAATTTAAATTTAAAATTTTCCGCAACTTGCTGAAAGTCCTGTGGTTTTACTGCGATGATAATTAAATCTGCATCTAATTCTTCAACATCATCAAAAATTGAAATTTTCGATTTTGGAAATTCTTCTGATATTTTGGAGATTTTCGATTGATTTCTCGTGATTAGCTGAAGGTTTTCGGGTTTTATCAATTCGTATTTCAGGAAAGATTTAGAAAAAGATAAGCCCATATTTCCGGCTCCAATGATGGCGATTTTCATTTGTGTGTCGTTTTTTTAATGTTGAATTCTTTCGGGTATTTTTAAACACGAAGGCTAATAATCATTAAAAATAGTGAATTCTGACTTTTAAAATGAAATTTAAATCTTCTTTTTAAAGAATATTCACTTCTCTTTCCAGCTCAATCCCAAACTTATCTTTCACAGAATCAATAATCATTGTAGAAAAATCAAAAATTTCTTTTCCGGTTGCGTTTCCGGTTGCGTTGATGATGACTAAAGATTGTAATTTGTGTGAAGCCACGTTTCCGATTTGTTTTCCTTTCCAGCCGCATTGTTCGATCAGCCAGCCTGCGGGAACTTTCACAGAATTGCCGTTCGGATATCCTTGAATGTTGTCAAATTTTTGTTTTAAATCTTCAAATTGATTTAAAGGAATTGTTGGGTTTTTAAAAAAACTTCCTGCATTTCCAATGACTTTCGGGTCGGGTAATTTGCTTTGTCTGATATTGATGATGGCTATTGAAATATCCTGAATGGTAGGGTTTTCAATACCTAATTTTTGTAATTCAGATTGTATAGCGCCGTATTCTGTTTTAATTAAATGGTTTTCTTTTGTAAGCTTAAAACTTACTTCCAAAATCACATACTTTCCTTTTCCTTCCTGTTTAAAAATAGAATCTCTGTACCCAAATCTGCACTGTTCCGCGTTTAAAGTTTCGACTTCAAGTGTTTCTAAATTTAAAACTTTACATTCTACAAATACATCTTTTATTTCAGTTCCGTATGCACCGATATTTTGCATCGGTGAAGTTCCTACGTTTCCTGGAATCAAAGAAAGGTTTTCTAATCCGCCATAATTTTTATTTAAACAAAATTGCACGAATTCATGCCAGTTTTCGCCAGCTTGTGCGGTTACTAAAACTTCATTCTCGTTGGTGATTTCTTCCGAAATTCCTTTTAAATGAAGCTGAATTGCTAATCCTTCAAAATTTTTCGTTAACAAAATATTGCTTCCACCTCCGAGGAAAAGAATTGGAAGTGTTTGATTTTTTGCTTGCTTAAGGGTTTGTGTTAATTCTTCTATAGAATTTACTTCTGCAAAATATCTGGCGTTTGCTTCTACACCGAAAGTGTTGTAAGGTTTTAAAGAAAAATTTTCGTGCATTGAAAAGAAAATATTTAGAATTATTAAGCTAAAATATAGATTGTAAATTTATGGTTGCTCAGGTGAAAGGTTTTCTAATTTGATTTTGAATTCTTCAAATTGTCTGTAATGGGTATCGCTGTAAGCATTCACAAAAACATGAGACTTTTTTGTGGTCTTAATCTGAAAAGTTTCATCAATTCCGTCAATTGGTTGAATGCTGGGCGAACTTTCAATTAAGCCCAAGTCTTTGATTTTAATAGAAGAAATCAGGTTCTTCCAGATTTGAGGAGTAATTGCTCTGTGCCATTCATTATGTTTTTGATTGGCTGTCATTCCACCCTCAAAATGAATAGAATCTTGAGTGATTTTGTAGCTGCTGTAGTTTCCTAATTCTCCGCCAACATTTGATAGGCTGATGAAGGTAATTTCTTCAGTATCTTTTGATGAGGGTTTATTTTCAAAACTTTTTTCGCTGCAAGAAAAAAATGTCAACAGTAAAAACATGGATAAGATTACTCTTAAAGCGCTTGTTTTTACTGTTGACATAATATTTGTAGTTTGTTAGTGACGTTTGTCTGAATTGTAATTTTCTAACGCAGCCTGCAATATCGCAACACTTTTTCTTAAATCCTGTTCTTTAAGAACGTAAGCGATTCTTACCTGTTTTTTTCCTAATTCAGGATTGCTGTAAAATCCGCCAGCTGGTGCAACCATGATGGTTTCGTTATTTAAAGAATATTTTTCTAATAACCACTGAGCGAATATTTCTGTATCATCCACCGGAAGTTCTGCTACACAATAAAAAGCACCTTTAGGTTTCGGGCAAATCACACCCGGAATTGCGTTTAATAAATCTACCAAAACGTTTCTTCTGTGAGTGTATTCTTCTCTTACCGCTCTGATGTAGGCTCCGTCATTTTGGTGAGCGGCAGTTGCAGCGATTTGTCCTAAAAGTACAGGGCTCAATCTCGCCTGTGCAAAAAGCATTGCGGCATCATGAATTTTTTTAGAACGAGTCAATAAGCATCCGATTCTTACTCCACACATTGAGTAACGCTTAGATTCTGAATCGATGATAATACAGTTGTCACTTAATTCAGGAAAAGCCAACATAGAAATTTGCTGTTTCCCATCATAAACATATTCTCTGTAAACTTCATCTGAAATAATGACGATATCATATTTTAAAGCAATATCTGCCAATTGCTGAAGTTCTTCTCTTGTATATAGATATCCGGTTGGATTTCCGGGATTACAAATAACGATTGCTCTCGTTTTTGCGGTGATTTTTTTCTCAAACTCTTCAATCGGAGGTAATGCAAATCCTGTGTCGATTGTAGAAGGTACTGCAACCACATTTACGTTAAAAGTGCTTGTGAAACCATTATAGTTTGCATAATAAGGCTCCGGAATAATCACTTCGTCACCATCGTCACATAATGTGGAAATTGCAAAATTCAAAGCTTCAGATCCGCCATTGGTTACAATGAAGTTGTCTGGCGTTAAATCTGTAAAATCTAAAGAGTGGTAATACTCTGTCAATGCTTTTCTGTACTCAATGTTTCCCTCTGATAAAGCGTATTCTAATACTTTTAAATCAATATTTTTTAAAGCGTTAAGAGCGGTTTCCGGAGTTTCGATATCGGGTTGCCCGATATTTAAGTGATAAACTTTTGTTCCTCTTTGTTTTGCCTGAAGGGCGAATGGAACCAGTTTTCTTACCGGTGAAGGTGGCATCTGTTGTGCTCTGTTTGAGATATTCGGCATTGTTTAAAATTTGTATGCACAAAAATAAGATTAAATTCTTAATAAGTAAAATGCAAATGCTGGAATGTAATATTTTAATTTAATATTAAATAATGTTTAAAGTTTTACTTTTATTTGTTAATTAAACTTTTTTATTTGTTTATTTTGGTGTTGTTTTGTTATTTTTACCAGTTATTTAATTTGTTTTATTTATGTTAAAATAAATTAATATTTTGTGATTTGTTTAATTTAAATTGTTTTATTGTGATTTATTTTTAAATTAGCGAAGTTTAAATTAATAATATGAAAATAAATCTATTTTTTGGATTCGCTAGTTTAGCGCTTGCGATGTCCTCTTCGGGTCTTATAGCTCAAAATTATCAGACAATGCCAGTATCATCAGGTTATAACGAAGATGTAATAGCCAATGGAGTTGGCCCTTCTCTAAATTCTACAAGTACAATTTTAGATGGAGATTCTTTTGTCTTCGTAGCTAGAGATTTTAAATTGACATCAGGATCTACTGCTATTACTTATGGAGTTCCTACGGATGGAATTATTAATTCAGTTGTGGCATCGACACCAGGATTAAGTTACCAATTGGGGAATTTAAGTGCATCCAATTCACTGAGACTTTCCAATACTAATCTTACGGGTACTTTAGCTTTTACGGTTCCTAAAGCTGCTACAAAACTGTATATGCTTTCTACCAGCGGTAGTGCTGCTTCCACTCTCACTGTTACAGTTAATTTCAGTGACGGAACCAATCAGCAGGCTGCCGGAATTGCAGTTCCGGATTGGTATGGTGGAGCAGATTTTGCAATTACAGGATTGGGAAGGATAAGTAGAATTACTGATGCTTTGGATGCAGCAGGTGGTACAAATCCAAGAATGTATCAGGCTGCTATTAGTATTGATGCAGCTAATCAGACAAAGTTGATTCAAAGTGTTACGATAACAAAAACTTCTACTACCAACGGGTTTCCTAATGTTTTTGCTTTCTCTGCAGATGCTTATTCAGATTGTGCTCCTCCAGTGCTTCAAGCTCCTCCAGCGATCACATCTACTGGCGCTACTGTGGCATGGGCTGCCTCTGCAAGTACACAAGCTGCCTCTTATGGGGTGTATTACAGTACCAGTGCTACAACGCCTACTTCAGCTACAACACCTCAATTGAATAATATAACCGGAACATCTACACCTATTGCTGGCCTTGCCTCTAATACCATATATTATTATTGGGTAAAAACTAATTGCAGCAATGCGACAGGTCAAAGTGTTTGGTCGTTTTCAGGAACATTCAAGACTGCTTGTGGTCCTGTGACTTCTCTGTCTGAGAATTTCGATTCTTATGGTACAGGTACAACGCTTCCGGATTGTTGGGTAAGAAATTTTGTTAATGGTACAATGTCGATTAGCGGAACTACACCTGCTTCAGGAACAAGAAATATTTATCAAACAAATACTTCTTCTCAAACGCCAAGTACGGTTGTTTTACCCGAATTTAGTAATATTAATGCAGGTACTCATTGGTTGAAATTAAAAGCAAGAGTTAGTGCTGCTACAGGCACTTTGAATGTAGGCTATGTTACAAATCCTACAGATGCAAGTACTTTCGTTCTGATACAGGCATTAAGTATTGCAAACACAAACTATACAAGTACTAATCCTGAATATACTGTGATTGTTCCGTCTTCAGTTCCTGCGAATGCAAGATTGGCAGTACGTAATACTGCAGATGGAAAAGGTTATTATTGGGATGATGTAGTTTGGGAGGCTGTTCCATCATGTTTCCCTCCGACAGCTGTTACAACTTCTATTGTTACAGCAAACTCTGCTACATTAAGCTGGGCTGCGCCTTCTTCTGCTCCTGCAAGTGGATATGAGTATGCTTATACAACTACCAATACTGCACCTACGGGGAGTGGAACATCTATTTCAGGAACTTCTGTTATAATATCTCTTCCTTCCCCTAGTACAACATATTACTTATGGGTAAGATCAAAATGTACAACCACTGATGTGAGTATTTGGATAGGCTCTACTGTTAGCACTAAAGCTATAAATGATGAATGCTCTGCACCTGTAATTATTACTCCTGGAGCAACATTCGGAAATAATCCGGTGGTTGCAACAACTGTAGGGGCATCATCTACTTCAGATACTACTGCTACTCACACTTGCCAGGGTACAGGTTACAATGATACTTGGTATTCTGTAGTCGTTCCAGCAAGTGGAACTCTTACGATAGAGACGCAGTCTGTTTCGGGGTCTTCTGTTTCAGATACAGTGGTAGGTGTCTATACAGGATCTTGTGGTAGCTTAACGCAGGTTGGCTGTGATGATGATAGCTCAACAGACGGAAATTTCTCTTTTGTTTCCTTAACGGGGCAAACTCCCGGAGCTACGTTGTTGATTG comes from Chryseobacterium sp. 3008163 and encodes:
- the lnt gene encoding apolipoprotein N-acyltransferase, which encodes MKYVLLTLISAMLLSISWPTYGIPFFIFFALVPLLMMEHGVSKFSNFKRKSWVVFGLSYLCFIIWNIVTTGWLYGSKNPDGSHSMMAVLIPILANSFLYSLVFQCYHWYKNAQGSYWGLAFFVAIWMSFEKFHMNWELTWPWLNLGNVFSDYPELVQWYDTLGATGGSFWILLINVLIFYTIRVFEAGRKRKDLIRNSSIVALLIILPMIISLVKFNNFDEKPIGQINVLMLQPALDPYAEKYSKDSITIVKELLVLAEQNTKGKIDYYIAPETAIPGRGSISETAFEKSVLLNDVKSFLAKHPGSVFTTGISSHRFYKSDKNLPKEAYQLNPQLWVESYNSAVQIIPNQKVEVYHKGKLVPGVEIFPYMSVLKPLLGDAMIDLGGTVASLGIDEERVAFSNPFNKGKIAPIICYESIYGEFVTDYVKKGANFLAIVTNDSWWGVTEGHKQLLSYAKLRAIETRREIARSANSGISAHINAKGEILEDTFYGDQTALFARVNLYDNETFYVKAGDLLSRFSLFSLGFLLFYFLIKRFQKKLEKKKA
- a CDS encoding VanZ family protein encodes the protein MMLKKFYKFIILPYTIFLLYLMFFGMGRFQYNENVIRIEPLFSTLSYIENTIRWWDIIRVVLGNVVMFIPFGFLGWVFPQVKDLKNTVIAFVSAIVIVEALQYFSRLGIFEVDDIILNTFGVYLGWQICRFIELRFKSLVV
- the proC gene encoding pyrroline-5-carboxylate reductase is translated as MKIAIIGAGNMGLSFSKSFLKYELIKPENLQLITRNQSKISKISEEFPKSKISIFDDVEELDADLIIIAVKPQDFQQVAENFKFKLKENQMILSIMAGIKIGKIQKLLNHQSVVRAMPNSPTLLGMGITGYTSAEGISFNELMNVERLLNSTGRSVYLENEDLLDGVTALSGSGPAYFYYIVDAMIKAGIQMGIDENLSKLFVKQTMLGAYHLINNSEKNLEELIKDVASKGGTTEAALKTFEDNNFKEILQKGILNAEKRAKELNG
- the murB gene encoding UDP-N-acetylmuramate dehydrogenase; translation: MHENFSLKPYNTFGVEANARYFAEVNSIEELTQTLKQAKNQTLPILFLGGGSNILLTKNFEGLAIQLHLKGISEEITNENEVLVTAQAGENWHEFVQFCLNKNYGGLENLSLIPGNVGTSPMQNIGAYGTEIKDVFVECKVLNLETLEVETLNAEQCRFGYRDSIFKQEGKGKYVILEVSFKLTKENHLIKTEYGAIQSELQKLGIENPTIQDISIAIINIRQSKLPDPKVIGNAGSFFKNPTIPLNQFEDLKQKFDNIQGYPNGNSVKVPAGWLIEQCGWKGKQIGNVASHKLQSLVIINATGNATGKEIFDFSTMIIDSVKDKFGIELEREVNIL
- a CDS encoding pyridoxal phosphate-dependent aminotransferase, which produces MPNISNRAQQMPPSPVRKLVPFALQAKQRGTKVYHLNIGQPDIETPETALNALKNIDLKVLEYALSEGNIEYRKALTEYYHSLDFTDLTPDNFIVTNGGSEALNFAISTLCDDGDEVIIPEPYYANYNGFTSTFNVNVVAVPSTIDTGFALPPIEEFEKKITAKTRAIVICNPGNPTGYLYTREELQQLADIALKYDIVIISDEVYREYVYDGKQQISMLAFPELSDNCIIIDSESKRYSMCGVRIGCLLTRSKKIHDAAMLFAQARLSPVLLGQIAATAAHQNDGAYIRAVREEYTHRRNVLVDLLNAIPGVICPKPKGAFYCVAELPVDDTEIFAQWLLEKYSLNNETIMVAPAGGFYSNPELGKKQVRIAYVLKEQDLRKSVAILQAALENYNSDKRH
- a CDS encoding T9SS type A sorting domain-containing protein, with the protein product MKINLFFGFASLALAMSSSGLIAQNYQTMPVSSGYNEDVIANGVGPSLNSTSTILDGDSFVFVARDFKLTSGSTAITYGVPTDGIINSVVASTPGLSYQLGNLSASNSLRLSNTNLTGTLAFTVPKAATKLYMLSTSGSAASTLTVTVNFSDGTNQQAAGIAVPDWYGGADFAITGLGRISRITDALDAAGGTNPRMYQAAISIDAANQTKLIQSVTITKTSTTNGFPNVFAFSADAYSDCAPPVLQAPPAITSTGATVAWAASASTQAASYGVYYSTSATTPTSATTPQLNNITGTSTPIAGLASNTIYYYWVKTNCSNATGQSVWSFSGTFKTACGPVTSLSENFDSYGTGTTLPDCWVRNFVNGTMSISGTTPASGTRNIYQTNTSSQTPSTVVLPEFSNINAGTHWLKLKARVSAATGTLNVGYVTNPTDASTFVLIQALSIANTNYTSTNPEYTVIVPSSVPANARLAVRNTADGKGYYWDDVVWEAVPSCFPPTAVTTSIVTANSATLSWAAPSSAPASGYEYAYTTTNTAPTGSGTSISGTSVIISLPSPSTTYYLWVRSKCTTTDVSIWIGSTVSTKAINDECSAPVIITPGATFGNNPVVATTVGASSTSDTTATHTCQGTGYNDTWYSVVVPASGTLTIETQSVSGSSVSDTVVGVYTGSCGSLTQVGCDDDSSTDGNFSFVSLTGQTPGATLLIGVWNYSNSTNGQFRISAYDATLATSEVSTVKKDIKVYPNPFNDTVNISEFKDIKTVKVTDVAGRTLKVIENPTKEINLSTLNSGLYLITMYFKDGSQNTVKAIKK